Proteins from a genomic interval of Zingiber officinale cultivar Zhangliang chromosome 2A, Zo_v1.1, whole genome shotgun sequence:
- the LOC122041091 gene encoding probable magnesium transporter NIPA8, with protein sequence MGDWVIGAFINIIGSIAINFGTNLLKLGHDQRERYSILSNDGPNSKLNAKSIIHFQMWRFGILLFAFGNCLNFISFAYAAQSLLAALGSIQFVSNIGFSYFVLRKTVSVKVLVATTFIVLGNIFLVSFGNHQSPVFTPEQLVTKYCSLVFLLYCLSLLFIVGINQYIYRKGEAHVLISGHDSPYWRTLLPFSYATVSGAIGSCSVLFAKSLSNMLRLTMSSNHQFHSWFTYCMLLLFFSTAGFWMARLNEGLSLFDAILIVPMFQIAWTFFSICTGFVYFQEYQVFDTLRVTMFFVGITLVFIGISLLAPDDSKGSEIKDSSLPTSAQGFPADMNRFAKIPTEDTEVSDTSSFAQTVFAKAKPILLKAKAAGSLSLGLGEEPINASSVLVMPMLASRTTGFRPTLFDRCKFIPLRNSGKNYSGTEDDIDDEMQDTRSLLS encoded by the exons ATGGGCGATTGGGTTATCGGAGCATTTATTAACATAATTGGGAGTATTGCTATAAATTTTGGGACTAACCTTTTGAAACTGGGTCATGATCAG CGAGAGAGGTACTCCATACTTAGCAATGATGGACCTAATAGCAAACTTAATGCAAAATCAATCATACACTTCCAAATGTGGCGATTTG GTATTCTTTTGTTTGCTTTCGGGAACTGCCTTAACTTCATCTCCTTTGCATATGCTGCCCAG TCACTTCTTGCAGCGTTGGGATCAATTCAATTTGTATCGAATATAGGATTTTCTTATTTTGTGCTAAGAAAGACAGTGTCAGTCAA GGTCTTGGTAGCAACAACTTTTATTGTTTTGGGGAACATTTTCTTAGTATCATTTGGAAATCATCAATCGCCCG TATTCACTCCAGAGCAGTTGGTCACAAAGTACTGCAGCTTAGTTTTCCTTCTATATTGCCTTTCCTTACTATTCATAGTCggcatcaatcaatatatttaCAG GAAAGGGGAAGCCCATGTTTTGATTTCTGGCCATGATAGTCCCTACTGGCGCACACTGCTTCCATTTTCCTATGCCACTGTTTCTGGTGCTATAGGTTCCTGCTCAGTGTTATTTGCAAAATCATT GTCTAACATGCTAAGATTAACCATGAGCAGCAATCATCAGTTCCATAGCTGGTTTACATACTGTATGCTATTATTGTTCTTTAGCACAGCAGGATTTTGG ATGGCAAGGTTGAATGAAGGATTGTCTCTTTTTGATGCAATCCTCATTGTTCCTATGTTTCAGATTGCGTGGACCTTCTTCTCTATCTGTACAGGATTTGTATATTTTCAGGAGTATCAA GTGTTTGATACATTAAGAGTCACTATGTTTTTTGTTGGGATTACGCTTGTATTCATTGGGATTTCTTTGTTGGCACCTGATGATTCAAAAG GAAGTGAAATAAAGGATTCCTCTTTGCCTACTTCAGCTCAAGGGTTTCCAGCTGATATGAACag ATTTGCTAAAATACCAACAGAAGATACTGAGGTGAGTGATACGAGTTCATTTGCGCAAACAGTGTTTGCTAAAGCAAAACCTATTTTGTTGAAGGCAAAG GCTGCTGGTTCTTTGTCACTgggtcttggtgaggagccaatTAATGCTTCTTCAGTACTTGTAATGCCTATGCTGGCTTCAAGAACAACAGGTTTCAGACCGACTCTCTTTGATCGATGCAAGTTCATTCCTCTAAGGAACTCAGGAAAGAACTACTCTGGAACAGAAGATGATATAGATGATGAAATGCAGGATACAAGGTCATTATTGTCGTAG